In Lycorma delicatula isolate Av1 chromosome 10, ASM4794821v1, whole genome shotgun sequence, a genomic segment contains:
- the LOC142331625 gene encoding uncharacterized protein LOC142331625: MEFYTGHDGKEVTLKRFTVELDSSTSGSTTKSFAKDNVDYNESAINKMTSKEVTPVIASTSNQSRAVTKKLRKYDVSYVFRIHGNPQCVICSKFSQIAPAKMRRHLKSVNSELKEKDVEFFIEKSEKLKIKKFYGPNYENGK, translated from the exons GAATTTTATACgggtcat gATGGAAAGGAGGTCACTCTCAAGCGTTTTACTGTAGAACTTGACTCTTCTACTTCGGGCTCAACAACTAAGTCTTTTGCTAAAGATAATGTTGATTATAACGAGAGTGCTATAAATAAAATGACCTCAAAAGAAGTTACGCCAGTTATTGCTTCTACAAGCAATCAATCCAGAGCAGTTACTAAAAAGCTCAGGAAGTATGATGTAAGTTATGTCTTTAGGATTCATGGCAATCCTCAGTGTGTTATATGCAGCAAGTTCTCCCAAATAGCTCCAGCTAAAATGCGTCGGCATTTGAAATCTGTTAATagcgaattaaaagaaaaagatgttgaattctttattgaaaaaagtgaaaaactaaaaattaaaaagttttatggcCCAAATTACGAAAATGGTAAATGA